One part of the Saprospiraceae bacterium genome encodes these proteins:
- a CDS encoding CHAT domain-containing protein: MKYSFWCSCFFFLNFLSAQKVDSIAIKQVDSLIKISRAFIEKRDFDKALEVNATAERLAIEKLGVNSAGYGNCAFNRGWAYFYKPDYSEAEKWFLKSKAIREKVHGKEHPKYASCLHSLGLYYKTIGNYEKAEALYLEAMAIRGKVLGKEHPDYASSMGNLANLYYAVGNYEKAEPLFIESKAIREKVLGKEHPEYAKSLSNLAILFYEMGNYEKAEPLYLESNAIREKVLGKEHPDYANSLNNLAILYHDMGNYEKAEPLYLESNAIWEKVLGKEHPDYANSLNNLAVFYDDMGNYEKAEPLYLESKVIMEKVLGKEHPDYASSPNNLGNLYYLMGRFEKVEPLHLEAKALREKVLGKEHPDYTSSLNNLVRLYERQNRYLDSDPLLEEAFILSQTRLVNSMSFLSEKELAKYIIKFQSSSSELSAYLLARQAGESQIGNLSTLVYDHVLFYKGFLLTAASRQNALATASTESKEINIRLKGYRRQLAAEYAKPIAERNDIAELEEKANLAEKELTRSVAGYADAIRQIKWRDVQATLKQTEAAMELISFKVKFPKTTDSILYAALLVKSGDKQPKFIPLFEEKSLDSFLHSKSERKADYVNSLYTLADRGIVVDAVPKKSLYEILWKPLEKELTGIKTIYFSPSGLLHRINLDAIAISETETLADKYQLIELNSTRQMVIPTQIKNENNDAILYGGIQFEQDSTLLNNEPLIASRTIGELSFHSVDSTLRGGRWNYLLGTEHEVNSIEKIMQTVGLAVSLKKSYEATEESFKNIGVNNSLSPKILHIATHGYFFPDVKNNSKKLELGGERENVFKISEHPMLRSGLIMAGGNSAWQGIQPPEGREDGILTAYEISQMNLSNTELVVLSACETGLGDIQGNEGVYGLQRAFKIAGVKYLIMSLWQVPDKQTSLLMITFYKKWLVEKMTIPNAFHAAQKQLRDGGLEPYYWAGFVLVE; this comes from the coding sequence ATGAAATACAGTTTTTGGTGTTCGTGTTTTTTCTTTCTCAATTTTCTTTCTGCTCAAAAAGTTGACTCTATAGCTATCAAACAGGTGGATAGTCTCATCAAGATCTCCCGCGCCTTCATAGAGAAACGGGACTTCGACAAAGCCCTCGAAGTCAATGCCACTGCTGAAAGACTTGCGATCGAAAAACTTGGTGTGAATTCAGCCGGTTATGGCAATTGTGCCTTTAATCGAGGTTGGGCATATTTTTACAAACCTGATTACTCCGAAGCCGAAAAATGGTTTCTTAAATCCAAAGCTATCCGGGAAAAAGTGCACGGGAAGGAACATCCTAAATATGCCAGTTGCCTGCACAGCCTTGGACTCTATTACAAGACGATAGGCAACTACGAAAAAGCTGAAGCCCTTTACCTTGAAGCTATGGCTATCCGAGGAAAAGTGTTAGGTAAGGAACATCCTGATTATGCCTCAAGCATGGGCAACCTTGCAAACCTATATTATGCAGTGGGTAACTATGAAAAAGCTGAGCCTCTCTTCATCGAATCCAAAGCCATCCGGGAAAAAGTACTGGGTAAGGAGCATCCCGAATATGCTAAAAGTCTATCCAACCTGGCAATCCTTTTTTATGAAATGGGCAACTATGAAAAAGCTGAGCCCCTCTACCTCGAATCCAACGCCATCAGAGAAAAAGTGCTGGGCAAGGAGCATCCCGATTATGCCAATAGCCTGAACAACCTGGCAATCCTTTATCATGACATGGGCAACTATGAAAAAGCTGAGCCCCTCTACCTTGAATCCAACGCCATTTGGGAAAAAGTATTGGGCAAGGAGCATCCCGATTATGCCAATAGCCTGAACAACCTGGCAGTTTTCTATGATGATATGGGTAACTACGAAAAAGCAGAGCCCCTCTACCTCGAATCCAAAGTCATCATGGAAAAAGTGCTGGGTAAGGAGCATCCCGATTATGCATCTAGTCCGAACAATCTGGGAAACCTATACTATCTAATGGGCCGCTTCGAAAAAGTTGAGCCTCTCCATCTCGAAGCCAAAGCCCTCCGGGAAAAAGTGCTGGGAAAAGAGCATCCCGATTATACTTCAAGCCTGAACAACCTTGTACGTTTGTATGAAAGACAAAACCGATATTTAGACTCGGATCCTTTACTTGAAGAAGCGTTTATTCTATCACAAACCAGACTGGTAAATTCCATGTCATTTCTTTCCGAAAAAGAACTCGCTAAATACATAATAAAATTTCAAAGTAGTAGTTCCGAATTAAGTGCATACCTGCTAGCACGTCAGGCTGGAGAATCACAGATCGGCAACCTATCCACTTTGGTTTATGACCATGTTCTTTTTTACAAAGGATTTCTCCTTACTGCTGCTTCTAGACAAAATGCACTAGCTACAGCCTCAACTGAATCAAAGGAAATTAATATTCGGCTTAAAGGATACCGACGGCAACTCGCTGCTGAATATGCAAAGCCCATCGCCGAAAGAAATGATATTGCCGAACTGGAAGAAAAAGCCAATCTTGCTGAAAAGGAACTTACCCGATCTGTAGCAGGTTATGCTGATGCCATTCGACAAATAAAATGGAGGGATGTGCAAGCTACTTTGAAACAAACAGAAGCTGCAATGGAACTTATTTCCTTCAAAGTAAAGTTTCCTAAAACAACAGACAGTATCCTTTATGCGGCTTTACTGGTTAAATCTGGCGACAAGCAACCAAAGTTTATACCACTTTTCGAAGAAAAATCTTTGGACTCATTTTTACATTCCAAATCTGAACGCAAAGCAGATTATGTAAATTCATTATACACACTTGCTGACCGCGGTATAGTTGTAGATGCAGTGCCTAAAAAATCTCTATATGAAATTCTTTGGAAACCACTTGAGAAAGAGTTAACAGGAATCAAAACCATTTATTTTTCACCAAGTGGATTGTTGCATCGTATCAATTTGGATGCAATAGCTATCTCAGAAACGGAAACTCTGGCCGATAAATATCAATTGATCGAATTAAATAGTACCCGTCAAATGGTGATTCCCACACAAATAAAAAATGAAAACAACGATGCCATTTTATATGGAGGAATTCAATTTGAACAAGATAGTACATTGCTAAATAATGAACCTTTAATTGCATCCAGAACCATAGGAGAATTATCCTTTCATTCAGTGGATTCTACACTAAGAGGCGGTAGGTGGAATTATCTGCTTGGCACAGAGCATGAAGTGAATTCGATTGAGAAGATTATGCAAACAGTTGGGCTTGCAGTCTCCCTGAAAAAATCTTACGAAGCAACTGAAGAGTCTTTTAAAAATATTGGTGTAAATAATAGTCTATCACCTAAGATCTTGCATATTGCTACCCATGGTTACTTTTTCCCAGACGTGAAAAATAATAGTAAAAAATTAGAACTTGGTGGAGAAAGAGAAAATGTTTTTAAAATAAGTGAACATCCAATGCTTAGATCTGGACTTATCATGGCAGGTGGAAATTCAGCTTGGCAAGGAATCCAACCACCAGAAGGCAGAGAAGATGGAATTCTGACTGCGTATGAAATATCACAGATGAATTTGTCGAATACAGAATTAGTAGTGCTTTCTGCATGTGAAACTGGCCTTGGAGATATACAAGGTAACGAGGGCGTTTATGGTTTGCAACGCGCATTCAAAATCGCCGGTGTAAAATATTTGATCATGAGCTTGTGGCAGGTTCCCGACAAACAAACATCATTATTGATGATCACTTTTTACAAAAAGTGGTTGGTAGAAAAAATGACGATACCCAATGCATTTCATGCTGCTCAAAAGCAGTTGCGTGATGGAGGGTTGGAACCTTATTATTGGGCAGGTTTTGTGCTGGTGGAATGA
- a CDS encoding CHAT domain-containing protein, whose protein sequence is MKIFINILMLVITTNAWAQSVDTIQVRSEVDSLIKQSRVLTNQQQFDLAIQLLDSAILVSKTTLGPDHAYFAKSVFNKAYIFYVMGKLDEAIQLYFQAEEIQKNYLGRLNASYANTINNIGIIYYLKDNYALAEKYYVEAKEIRGEVLGINSKEYSGSLNNLALLYRLQGDNPKSIKMFLEAKEIWKGAKNKLDPGYAHIINNIGLGYVYLGDYEKAEPLFFEAQEIWEKTVGKAHPDYALSLDCLGFLYNTKGDYAKAEPIYNEVIKSRLNAFGKDHVEYASAINNLATLYMKKGDYRKGETLCIEAKDIREKLMGREHNDYAESLINLANLYTLTLQYDKVEILLLEAKSIWEKSLGKEHTQYSIAIQNLANHYFRLKEYKKAEPLYFEAISIRSKAYGTMHEFYAAVIYNLATMYLEMGNYDQAEKLTMEAKEIWSNAFGKENENYINTLGHLNAIYQGTNRTNQCAAIVFEMNELVRKLIEKAATYSSENQMLAYLQTFERSIGQIQSFSQSYKSPELSKMAFNNALFYNGYLLENTQRLARSVSGIDTLLQVTFKNWKSSQRKLSIEFAKPISERKYIAEIEAEVEVYEKQLTQLSPQFKNARAVPSWEDVRNTLLPGTAAIEFVHFNEISQNNETKTKYAALLVKYGETQPYIIPLFEESKLYNIISSNKEQANSELLAQLYSRGISPAKSVSLAGLYDIIWKPLDSILQNTTTVYYCPSGLLHRINFGAIPLSNNMNLSDKFNLKRLRSTRSLVISDSIIINITNETILYGGIDFETDKEIVQQDTFNHQVSLENQDEITFSLVDRSASKQTDKWNYLPGTKKEIFEIAAVLKDINYKTITFSDTKATEESFKEIGKTKQSPRVLHLATHGYFYPDPKTTNKQTASNDLNGNAFKLSDHPMLRSGLILAGGNAAWEGQPSKGGREDGILTAYEISQMNLSNTELVVLSACETGLGDIQGNEGVFGLQRAFKIAGAKYLMMSLWQVPDEETKEFMISFYKNWLIKKHSIPNAFRKTQQEMRKRFEDPYKWAGFVLVE, encoded by the coding sequence ATGAAAATATTCATAAACATATTAATGCTGGTTATAACAACAAATGCCTGGGCGCAATCTGTTGATACAATACAAGTTAGATCAGAAGTAGACAGTTTAATTAAACAAAGTCGTGTTTTGACTAACCAACAACAATTTGACCTAGCAATTCAATTACTGGATTCCGCAATACTTGTTTCAAAAACTACTTTAGGACCCGATCATGCATATTTTGCAAAAAGTGTGTTTAATAAAGCATACATTTTTTATGTAATGGGAAAACTAGATGAAGCAATCCAACTTTATTTCCAGGCAGAAGAAATTCAAAAGAATTATTTAGGTCGTTTAAATGCTTCTTATGCAAATACAATCAACAATATTGGGATTATTTATTATCTCAAAGACAATTATGCATTGGCTGAAAAATATTATGTAGAAGCAAAAGAAATTAGAGGTGAAGTACTGGGCATAAATAGTAAAGAATATTCCGGCTCTCTAAATAATCTAGCACTGTTATATAGATTGCAAGGAGATAATCCAAAATCTATTAAAATGTTTCTTGAAGCAAAGGAAATATGGAAAGGGGCTAAAAATAAATTGGATCCTGGTTATGCTCATATTATAAATAATATAGGACTTGGTTATGTATATTTAGGAGATTATGAAAAAGCTGAACCGCTGTTTTTTGAAGCTCAAGAAATTTGGGAGAAGACAGTTGGAAAAGCACATCCTGATTATGCACTATCTCTGGATTGTCTTGGATTCCTATATAATACGAAAGGCGATTATGCTAAAGCTGAACCTATATACAATGAAGTGATTAAAAGCAGGTTAAATGCATTTGGAAAAGATCATGTTGAGTACGCCTCTGCTATCAATAATCTTGCTACATTATATATGAAAAAGGGAGATTACAGAAAAGGTGAGACTTTATGTATAGAGGCCAAAGATATACGCGAAAAATTAATGGGAAGGGAACATAATGATTATGCAGAGTCTCTTATTAATCTGGCCAACTTATATACACTTACTTTACAATATGATAAGGTAGAAATTTTGCTTCTTGAAGCAAAATCAATATGGGAAAAATCATTAGGTAAAGAACATACACAATATTCTATTGCAATTCAAAATCTAGCTAATCATTATTTTAGATTAAAAGAATACAAAAAAGCTGAACCATTATACTTTGAAGCCATTTCAATACGCTCTAAAGCTTATGGCACTATGCATGAATTCTATGCTGCAGTGATTTATAATCTTGCAACAATGTATTTGGAAATGGGAAATTACGACCAAGCAGAAAAATTAACGATGGAAGCCAAAGAAATTTGGAGTAATGCCTTTGGCAAAGAAAATGAAAATTATATTAATACATTAGGTCATCTTAATGCAATATATCAAGGTACTAATAGAACCAATCAATGCGCCGCAATCGTTTTTGAAATGAATGAACTTGTCAGAAAACTGATCGAGAAAGCAGCCACGTATTCTTCAGAAAATCAAATGCTCGCTTATCTTCAAACGTTTGAAAGATCGATCGGTCAAATTCAATCCTTTAGCCAAAGCTACAAAAGTCCTGAATTAAGTAAAATGGCGTTTAATAATGCACTTTTTTACAATGGTTATTTGTTAGAAAATACGCAACGTCTTGCACGCTCTGTCTCTGGAATTGATACATTATTGCAAGTAACTTTTAAAAACTGGAAAAGTAGCCAACGAAAACTTTCCATAGAATTTGCAAAACCCATTTCTGAACGAAAGTATATTGCAGAAATAGAAGCAGAAGTGGAAGTTTATGAAAAGCAACTTACACAATTGTCACCTCAATTTAAAAATGCACGTGCTGTTCCATCCTGGGAAGATGTGCGAAATACCTTATTACCTGGAACTGCTGCAATTGAATTTGTTCATTTTAATGAAATTTCACAAAACAATGAAACCAAAACAAAGTATGCAGCACTCCTTGTAAAGTATGGCGAAACGCAACCCTACATTATCCCGCTCTTTGAAGAATCAAAATTATATAATATCATTAGTTCAAATAAAGAACAAGCGAACAGTGAGCTGTTAGCACAGCTATATAGTCGAGGAATAAGTCCTGCTAAATCCGTATCACTGGCAGGATTGTATGACATTATATGGAAGCCACTTGATAGCATACTTCAAAATACAACAACTGTATATTATTGCCCTTCTGGCTTGTTACATCGCATCAATTTTGGGGCAATACCGCTTTCAAATAATATGAATCTGTCTGATAAATTTAATTTAAAAAGATTGCGCAGCACGCGGTCCTTAGTAATATCCGATAGTATTATAATAAATATAACTAATGAAACCATATTGTATGGGGGCATTGATTTCGAAACCGATAAAGAAATAGTTCAGCAAGATACTTTCAATCATCAAGTATCCTTAGAGAATCAAGATGAAATCACTTTTTCACTAGTTGATCGGAGTGCTTCTAAACAAACTGATAAATGGAATTATCTTCCTGGTACCAAAAAAGAAATATTTGAAATTGCAGCAGTTTTAAAAGACATCAACTATAAAACAATTACATTTTCAGATACTAAAGCAACCGAAGAATCATTTAAAGAAATTGGAAAAACGAAACAATCTCCTCGTGTTTTGCATTTAGCAACCCATGGATATTTTTATCCTGATCCCAAAACAACTAATAAACAAACTGCAAGTAATGATCTAAATGGAAATGCATTTAAATTGTCTGATCATCCAATGTTGCGATCCGGATTAATTCTGGCAGGTGGAAATGCAGCATGGGAAGGCCAACCATCAAAAGGAGGAAGAGAAGATGGTATATTAACCGCATATGAAATTTCACAAATGAATTTATCCAATACAGAGCTCGTAGTACTCTCAGCTTGTGAAACTGGACTTGGCGACATACAAGGCAACGAAGGAGTATTTGGCTTGCAACGCGCATTTAAAATAGCAGGAGCAAAATATCTTATGATGAGTCTTTGGCAAGTACCAGATGAAGAAACTAAAGAATTTATGATTAGCTTCTATAAAAATTGGTTAATTAAAAAACATAGCATTCCAAATGCTTTCAGGAAGACACAACAAGAAATGAGAAAGCGATTTGAGGATCCTTATAAATGGGCAGGTTTTGTGTTGGTGGAATAA
- a CDS encoding CHAT domain-containing protein has protein sequence MKYWLFFSFTLILQNITAQIVDSIIINRVDSLITIARDLTSKKEFEKAFEVNAIAERIALEKFGHESASYGTCCFNRGRINDSKREFPEAEKWYTESKIIYEKVFGKEHNKYATTLNNLASLSKKKGDFERAEILYSEAATIREKVLGKNHPDYASSLNNLAILYKETGNFERAETLYLKSIAIREKVFGKEHSDYASSLNNLADLYYFMGKYEKEESLLFESKAILEKTLGKEHPYYALVLNNLALLYKEIGNYEKSEINYLESKAIQEKKLGKEHPDYASSLNNLGALYKITGNFEKAELLYLESKAIWEKIVGKEHPDYAMSLNNLAALYEKMGSDKKAELLYIESNKLFEKTLGKEHPTYATSLDNLAILYKKIGEIEKAEIYYQESKKIREKILGKEHPEYSLSLNNLATLFETQKRFSESEPLLLEFYTQEQNRLTIAPSFLSERELSKYSSIFQKNGVKLGAFLLARNSKNISLGNLSTIAYDHALFHKGYLLNISAKLNTLETSTLAATEKFYKLKSYRRQLAAIYSKPIAKRKGVAELEEKTAIIEKELANSIGDYSEFTKQIKWQEVQNVLTKNEAAIEFVHYQFSDQKKSDSCIYAALILYNGCPQPLFIQLFDEKQLTHLLSKNKVPELISQVYTSRGIVQRKNETMQGLYDLIWKPIDSLLKGINTIYYSPSGLLHRINFDAIPIAKNTINNFANLAEKYKLVRLGSTRSLEISIKTKMSSSNKAILFGGINFNTDISLFNLDTVNDNEFESKKEVPSYTYLAKTIKDRGSNWEYLPGTEKEIKGISKLLKKSKFHTTELLDKYATEEVFKLLGKIESSPRILHIATHGFFFPDPDRTISEEGRMSHERAASEGTLPDSTQQAGEKSVIPRSKVELQTNEPVFKISDQPMLRSGLILAGGNTTWQGIQTLEGKEDGILTAYEISQMNLSNTELVVLSACETGLGDIHSNEGVYGLQRAFKIAGAKYLIMSLWQVPDEETKEYMIRFYKNWLNKKLSIPDAFRKTQQEMRKLYEDPYKWAGFVLVE, from the coding sequence ATGAAATATTGGCTTTTTTTTTCTTTTACTTTAATTCTGCAAAACATAACTGCACAAATAGTTGATTCAATAATAATAAATCGTGTAGATAGTCTTATTACAATAGCGCGTGATTTAACTTCAAAAAAAGAATTCGAAAAAGCCTTTGAAGTCAATGCAATTGCCGAGCGTATTGCTTTGGAAAAATTCGGACATGAGTCAGCATCCTATGGGACTTGCTGTTTTAACAGGGGTAGGATTAATGATTCTAAAAGGGAATTTCCTGAAGCTGAAAAATGGTATACCGAATCCAAAATCATATATGAAAAAGTATTTGGTAAGGAGCACAACAAATATGCTACTACTTTGAATAATTTGGCAAGTTTGTCTAAGAAAAAGGGCGACTTCGAAAGAGCAGAAATACTTTACTCAGAAGCTGCAACTATTCGTGAAAAAGTACTTGGTAAAAATCACCCTGATTACGCATCAAGTCTTAATAATCTAGCAATATTATACAAAGAAACAGGGAATTTCGAAAGAGCAGAAACATTGTATCTTAAATCTATTGCTATCCGAGAGAAAGTATTCGGTAAGGAACATTCCGATTATGCATCAAGCCTCAACAATTTAGCAGATTTATATTACTTCATGGGTAAATATGAAAAAGAAGAATCCCTGCTTTTCGAATCTAAAGCTATACTGGAAAAGACACTTGGAAAAGAGCATCCGTATTATGCATTAGTATTGAATAATCTTGCATTATTATACAAAGAAATTGGCAACTATGAGAAATCCGAGATAAACTATCTAGAATCCAAAGCGATTCAGGAAAAAAAACTTGGAAAAGAACATCCGGATTATGCATCAAGTCTGAACAATCTTGGGGCTCTATATAAAATAACAGGTAATTTTGAAAAAGCGGAATTACTTTATTTAGAATCGAAAGCAATTTGGGAAAAAATAGTCGGTAAAGAGCATCCCGATTATGCGATGAGCCTAAATAATCTTGCCGCTTTATATGAAAAAATGGGTAGCGATAAAAAAGCTGAATTGCTTTACATCGAATCTAATAAATTATTTGAAAAAACACTTGGCAAAGAGCATCCTACCTACGCAACTAGTTTAGATAATTTGGCTATTTTATACAAAAAAATAGGGGAGATCGAAAAAGCAGAAATCTACTACCAAGAGTCAAAAAAAATTAGGGAAAAAATACTTGGTAAGGAACATCCAGAATATTCATTAAGTCTAAACAATCTTGCCACCTTATTTGAAACACAAAAAAGATTTTCAGAGTCCGAACCTTTACTCCTAGAATTTTACACACAAGAACAGAATAGGTTGACCATAGCCCCATCCTTTCTTTCTGAAAGAGAACTTTCCAAATACTCTTCAATATTCCAAAAAAATGGAGTCAAATTAGGCGCATTTCTATTGGCCCGAAATTCGAAAAATATTAGTTTGGGTAATTTATCTACTATAGCCTATGATCATGCACTTTTTCACAAAGGTTATCTACTCAATATTTCTGCAAAGCTAAATACACTTGAGACTTCTACACTTGCTGCGACAGAGAAGTTCTATAAACTTAAAAGCTACCGACGTCAATTGGCTGCTATTTACAGTAAACCTATCGCTAAAAGAAAAGGAGTTGCCGAACTTGAAGAAAAAACCGCAATAATTGAAAAAGAACTCGCCAATTCAATTGGTGATTATTCAGAATTCACTAAGCAAATTAAATGGCAAGAGGTGCAAAATGTATTAACCAAAAATGAAGCAGCTATTGAATTTGTTCATTATCAGTTCTCTGATCAAAAGAAAAGCGATAGCTGTATTTATGCCGCACTCATACTTTATAACGGATGTCCTCAGCCACTTTTCATTCAGTTATTTGATGAAAAACAACTTACCCATTTACTTTCTAAAAATAAAGTACCGGAGTTAATATCTCAAGTTTATACAAGTCGAGGCATAGTTCAACGTAAAAATGAAACAATGCAAGGATTATATGATCTAATCTGGAAACCTATTGATAGTCTTTTAAAAGGAATAAACACAATTTATTATTCACCTTCTGGTCTACTCCACCGAATCAACTTTGATGCAATTCCGATAGCTAAAAATACTATAAACAATTTTGCGAATCTTGCAGAAAAATATAAATTAGTTCGACTGGGCAGCACCAGGTCATTAGAAATTTCTATTAAAACTAAAATGAGCTCAAGCAATAAAGCCATATTATTTGGAGGTATTAATTTTAACACAGATATTAGTCTATTCAACTTAGATACTGTTAACGATAATGAATTTGAATCCAAAAAAGAAGTGCCTTCATATACATATTTAGCCAAAACAATAAAAGATAGAGGAAGTAATTGGGAATATCTTCCAGGAACAGAAAAAGAAATAAAAGGCATTTCCAAATTATTAAAAAAATCAAAATTCCATACCACAGAACTATTGGATAAGTATGCAACTGAAGAAGTATTTAAACTCCTAGGAAAAATAGAATCATCTCCCAGAATATTGCACATTGCTACGCATGGATTTTTCTTTCCTGATCCTGACCGAACGATTTCTGAAGAAGGCAGAATGTCGCACGAGAGAGCGGCAAGTGAGGGAACCCTGCCAGACAGTACACAGCAGGCAGGCGAGAAATCGGTTATACCAAGATCAAAAGTGGAATTACAAACAAATGAACCTGTCTTCAAAATTTCTGATCAACCTATGCTTCGTTCTGGTTTAATACTGGCAGGAGGTAATACTACTTGGCAAGGAATACAAACGCTTGAAGGCAAAGAAGATGGCATCCTAACTGCATATGAAATCTCCCAGATGAATTTATCGAATACTGAACTCGTCGTACTCTCAGCTTGTGAAACAGGACTTGGTGATATTCATAGCAATGAAGGAGTATACGGCTTACAACGCGCATTTAAAATAGCAGGAGCAAAATATTTAATAATGAGTCTTTGGCAAGTACCCGATGAAGAAACTAAGGAATATATGATACGCTTTTATAAAAATTGGTTAAACAAAAAACTAAGTATTCCGGATGCATTTAGAAAGACACAACAAGAAATGAGGAAGCTATATGAAGATCCTTATAAATGGGCAGGATTTGTTTTGGTTGAATAA